One stretch of Pradoshia sp. D12 DNA includes these proteins:
- a CDS encoding spore germination protein: protein MKFFKKRTTNQTNEQVQSNEASTPDIRSLQTTCHVEDNIEKLKTAFSSTQDFDTRYFSNGDQKYGMAFIKTIVKKDIIDHFLIEPLVINSSLSPANLPVAHVSAYTCFEDIINNMLDGNIALFKEGDTACYLVEAADFKTRSIEEPASEQSIRGSHEGFVEKIEDNLNLIRKRVKTENLVVKTKTLGSYPKATAALFYINGKADPEVIEKIEKKLDSIHLDTAINTEVIQNYIEDSVYSPFPQILNTEKPNRVAHHLSMGAVGLMTEGSSTVFLMPITFFTFFHAADDIESRFYISSFERILRLFALFLAITLPSFYIALVSFDFEIIPLNLVANVKGSLENIPYSPLIEALIMVVILELLKESAIRLPSSVSPTIGVVGALVIGTAIVQANLVSNTMLIVIAITAISAFTIPNQEVAQMIRILNFPLIIITYIFGLVGIAIGFTLIIYHLCELESMGKPYLAPVAPFNFKSLSKMLFKIPFKKES, encoded by the coding sequence ATGAAATTCTTTAAAAAGAGAACGACAAACCAGACTAACGAACAAGTACAATCGAACGAGGCATCTACTCCAGATATACGGAGCTTACAAACAACCTGTCATGTAGAAGATAATATTGAAAAACTGAAAACAGCCTTTTCTAGTACACAAGATTTCGATACACGTTATTTCTCAAATGGTGATCAAAAATATGGAATGGCATTCATCAAAACAATCGTTAAAAAGGATATTATTGATCACTTTCTGATAGAACCATTAGTGATTAACTCTTCACTCAGCCCTGCTAACTTACCTGTGGCACATGTTTCTGCTTATACCTGTTTTGAAGATATTATTAATAATATGCTCGACGGTAATATTGCTCTGTTTAAAGAAGGTGATACAGCCTGTTATTTAGTAGAAGCAGCAGATTTTAAGACTCGTTCTATTGAGGAACCTGCATCGGAACAAAGTATACGTGGTTCTCATGAAGGGTTTGTAGAGAAAATTGAAGATAATTTAAATCTGATAAGAAAAAGGGTCAAAACGGAGAACTTGGTGGTTAAAACAAAAACACTTGGTTCATATCCAAAGGCTACTGCCGCTCTTTTTTATATAAATGGGAAAGCAGACCCGGAGGTTATAGAAAAAATAGAAAAAAAATTAGACTCTATTCATCTTGATACAGCTATCAATACAGAAGTTATTCAAAATTATATAGAAGACTCAGTTTATTCACCATTTCCGCAAATTTTGAATACAGAAAAACCTAATCGGGTTGCACATCACTTATCAATGGGTGCCGTTGGCTTAATGACTGAAGGAAGCTCTACTGTCTTCCTGATGCCAATTACATTCTTTACTTTTTTTCATGCAGCGGATGATATTGAAAGCCGTTTTTATATAAGCTCATTTGAACGGATTTTACGCCTGTTTGCCTTATTTCTGGCCATTACCTTACCATCATTTTATATCGCTCTTGTATCATTTGATTTCGAGATTATCCCGTTAAATCTTGTAGCAAATGTTAAAGGATCTTTGGAGAACATTCCCTACTCCCCCTTAATCGAAGCTCTTATTATGGTGGTCATATTGGAACTTCTTAAGGAATCCGCCATCCGTTTACCCAGTTCCGTTTCACCAACGATTGGTGTGGTAGGTGCTTTGGTCATAGGTACTGCAATTGTTCAGGCTAACCTGGTTTCTAATACGATGTTAATCGTGATTGCGATTACAGCCATTTCGGCATTTACTATTCCAAATCAGGAAGTCGCACAAATGATTCGTATTCTAAACTTCCCGCTCATCATTATAACTTATATTTTTGGCTTAGTTGGAATAGCGATTGGATTCACTTTAATTATCTATCATTTATGTGAATTGGAATCTATGGGAAAACCTTATTTAGCACCGGTCGCGCCGTTTAATTTTAAAAGCTTGTCGAAAATGCTATTCAAAATACCATTTAAGAAGGAGAGTTAA
- a CDS encoding GerAB/ArcD/ProY family transporter, translated as MIASNKKLLSAHQLYFLTVQSVSSVMIFAIPYLVNEHSKHNAWISAIITLIFFQLIGWVIFSLHKRLPDKNLFQMTEILTSKWIGKIMNWLYIIYFIGLATYTALYFTYLSKEWTLPVTPLFVVYLIFILMGLYIAKGTITTLARFSGITFLALTGFLLFSISFAIPKMHLLFLLPVGDVPVTKILNGSYHMGIGYAGLSSLLVLLPLLHDKLKTKKRVITFSILTISLIYLVLLVICLAHFGTYSLGLVPIPVLYLLKILTILSIFERMDLIIMCAWISPMLVSYVLYIFIAGIGISENTRFKNKKIIVLVITLIISLLCALFPEAQDNMIRLNNYLLPFTYVFMIGFPILLLAIAMIRKINQSHQNQAGD; from the coding sequence ATGATAGCTTCTAATAAAAAGTTATTGTCAGCTCACCAATTATACTTTTTAACCGTCCAATCCGTTAGCTCTGTCATGATTTTTGCCATTCCTTATCTTGTTAATGAGCATAGTAAACATAATGCCTGGATATCTGCCATCATCACTTTAATCTTCTTTCAACTAATTGGATGGGTCATCTTTTCATTGCATAAACGATTACCGGATAAGAATCTATTCCAAATGACAGAGATTCTAACAAGCAAATGGATCGGAAAAATAATGAATTGGCTGTATATCATCTATTTCATTGGCCTTGCTACCTATACGGCTTTATATTTTACGTATTTATCAAAGGAATGGACACTGCCTGTCACACCGCTATTTGTTGTTTACCTAATCTTTATTTTAATGGGACTCTATATAGCCAAAGGGACGATAACTACACTCGCGCGGTTCAGCGGCATAACATTCCTAGCGTTAACAGGCTTTCTCCTGTTCTCTATTTCTTTTGCCATTCCTAAAATGCATCTTTTATTTCTACTGCCAGTTGGGGATGTTCCGGTTACTAAAATTTTGAATGGTTCATATCATATGGGGATTGGTTATGCAGGCCTAAGTTCATTACTTGTATTATTACCACTTCTTCATGACAAATTAAAAACAAAAAAAAGAGTAATTACTTTTTCAATCCTGACTATTTCATTGATTTATCTTGTTTTATTAGTAATCTGTCTTGCCCATTTTGGTACATATTCATTAGGTCTAGTTCCAATTCCAGTTCTCTATTTACTAAAAATATTGACGATACTTAGCATTTTTGAACGGATGGATTTGATTATTATGTGCGCCTGGATTTCTCCAATGCTCGTTTCCTATGTCCTATATATTTTTATAGCAGGAATAGGAATATCAGAAAATACTCGATTCAAGAACAAAAAAATCATTGTATTGGTTATTACTTTGATAATCTCACTTCTATGTGCTCTTTTTCCGGAAGCGCAGGATAACATGATTCGTCTTAATAATTATTTGCTACCCTTTACTTATGTGTTCATGATAGGGTTTCCCATTCTTCTACTGGCTATTGCTATGATTCGAAAAATAAACCAGAGTCATCAAAATCAGGCAGGTGATTGA
- a CDS encoding Ger(x)C family spore germination protein, translating to MKLLKIGLILSILIATTGCWDQNFLSKTSLAFSLGFDKAKGPEPLELITIIRALKPAGGGQIEPYNTSYKVKGASPLILREKMNQITPGEFSINKLSNVLIGEELAKTDIYPLLDVLYRDAKSNVNAKVLITKGKSRDILKDEYIKGTLISRAIQELLDSAEDHSMIPEQSLATIMPAMFDPGQDFVLPYVEKLKGGLVKVKGVALFDNLSYTGKNLIGEDSSLYLLMVGKEGTYTQFTINNPEKKNEIDEKVSFFIRKNTHKIKLKIKDSKPVYTVSLNLRVSVSEYTKGLLKEDEIKTLEEHISKDLTKQARKVTDTLVKSNCDALALGRKLMVKDPKLFDEYKKNGKLDLKKVEINPTVKIKVVDNGILD from the coding sequence ATGAAACTATTAAAGATAGGTTTAATATTATCAATATTGATTGCTACCACAGGATGCTGGGACCAAAATTTTTTATCTAAAACTTCCCTGGCATTCAGTTTAGGTTTTGACAAAGCTAAAGGCCCGGAACCACTGGAATTAATTACAATTATTCGTGCATTAAAGCCTGCAGGTGGGGGACAAATAGAACCCTATAATACCAGTTATAAAGTAAAGGGAGCATCTCCATTAATTTTAAGGGAAAAAATGAATCAAATTACGCCCGGCGAATTCTCAATAAATAAATTAAGTAATGTTTTAATAGGCGAGGAATTGGCGAAAACAGATATCTATCCCCTGCTGGATGTGTTATATCGTGATGCAAAAAGTAATGTAAACGCAAAAGTCTTGATTACAAAAGGAAAATCACGAGACATTTTAAAAGACGAGTATATTAAGGGCACTTTAATTAGTAGAGCCATACAAGAATTACTCGACAGTGCAGAAGACCATTCCATGATTCCTGAGCAATCATTAGCTACGATTATGCCTGCCATGTTTGATCCAGGTCAGGATTTTGTCCTTCCCTATGTAGAAAAACTTAAGGGTGGCCTGGTAAAAGTAAAGGGAGTAGCTTTATTCGATAACTTAAGTTATACCGGTAAAAATTTAATTGGGGAGGACTCTTCTTTATACTTATTAATGGTTGGCAAAGAAGGAACCTATACTCAATTTACAATAAATAATCCGGAGAAAAAAAATGAAATTGATGAAAAGGTTAGCTTTTTTATTCGAAAAAACACCCATAAAATAAAATTAAAAATCAAGGACTCTAAACCGGTCTATACAGTTTCATTAAACTTAAGGGTTTCTGTATCTGAATATACAAAGGGTTTGCTTAAAGAGGACGAAATTAAAACCCTTGAGGAGCATATTTCTAAGGACTTAACGAAACAAGCTAGAAAAGTAACTGATACGTTAGTGAAAAGCAATTGCGATGCACTCGCGCTTGGCCGTAAGCTGATGGTTAAGGATCCAAAATTGTTTGATGAGTATAAGAAGAATGGAAAGTTAGATTTAAAAAAAGTTGAGATTAACCCAACTGTTAAAATAAAAGTTGTGGACAATGGAATTTTAGATTGA